aaacacttgagagttagagattatTTACCCACAATCCTCTACATAATTTTCTCTAAAGATTCCATTTTCTCCCACCTCTCCATCTacacatccttgagaggttcttaattcaaacacttacctcacccattctgagtgttgagagaagttttggtgtctttgagaagcattggaagaagccattaaatggcggatgcaatcgagcgatattgcgggatccggataACTAAGGTAGACAAGACTctgagaagtccgttggtagctggagtttggagggctcaagtacattaggTAGATTAGGACTGGAGAGTCTTTTTGATATTCTtatactccaacttattcactagcaGATCGATTTCGATTTGGAGGGTCAAGAagaggtttttcgtcgagttcttTGGTTTTCGATAACATGTTTcagtgttatctttgtgtttgcatctctcttccctactctttaagttTTACATTTATTACTTATTGTACTTGCTTATAGCTTAGAGTAGTATTTCAGTTTATTGCACTTGttttactcttattccgcatttagataagttagagtgaAAACAATTAagtcataatttaaaattgaggGTCTAAACAAACATTAGTGTTTTCACAGTAATTGAGCTTTTAACTACTTTTAAacttagggtccatttggatagaacttattgttgaaaactgaaaactgaaaacactgtagcaaaataatttttaatgtgtgaatagtaccgcgggacccatttttaatgaaaaagtggttgaaaaataaaatttgtgggtccgtgaacagtgcacgaatgcactgttcacggaagacttggtcaacaactgcggctgggaaggagaaaaaaaaaaaaaaaactgaaggcTGGACGCTGGACGCAGCCTcccaatccaaacacacacttagttAATTAAAAGTACAATTAATCAAAGTTATAAGAGGCAAAGTCTATATATACCTTTTTCTGGTAGTTGGATGTATGGTAATGCTACACTTTAGATTTTGGATTGTCGATAAAATATTTAGATCAAATCATTAACTTGGCCCATCAATTTGATCCTCTAACTATTGGGCTTGAGTTGGACACTGAGCCCAAACACCATCCCCAACTTGCAGCTCCTGCTCCACTTGTTATTTGTTAGTCCCTCGTCCTATTGGGAGTCCTAAGGGAACCATGGTCACAAAACAAGGAAATGCTGAAGCAAACGAAGATAAGTGGGACCCGACTTAACAGTAATCGTTACCAACCTCACAATCCCCCCTCATTGCACAACACAATCGCAGCACTCCCTGCTACTAGGagcaaaagtagaagaagaagaaaatacagaAAATCTGGAAAACAAAAATAGCCATGGTTTCtgtagcagcagcagcaacaacaacagcacAATCCAATCTCCTATTCTCAAGTTCTTGTTCCATCTCTCGTCTATCTCCTTTCCAACTATGCGTCTTTGACTCCAACACACTTCTTTCATGCCCCAACAACAGTAATAGTAGTAAGAAGAAACATGTTGGTGCTGGGGTTCGATGCATGGCTGTGGGCACAGCAGAGGCGGCGACAAAGAAGAGTGCGTTTGAGATTCAGACACTGACGGGCTGGTTGTTGAAGCAGGAACAGGCAGGTGTAATTGATGCAGAGCTCACTATTGTGCTGTCGAGCATTTCAATGGCGTGCAAGCAGATTGCTTCGCTGGTGCAGAGAGCTAGCGTCTCCAACTTGACTGGAATACAGGGTGCTGTTAACATTCAAGGGGAGGACCAGAAAAAACTGGACGTTGTCTCAAATGAGGTTTGTGCTTTGTGGACACTGTTCTTTTAATGCAACTATGTATGGTAGAGAAAATTGCGTTTCAGTTTCAAATAAACAATATGTTTTGCAAACCAGCACAATTGAATAGGACATTAACAAAtaacaatcataaaaaaaaatttggtaaactggacaatcataaaaatttaatgtCATCGTGTTGGTAGTTTTGCTAAACCAATTGTGGGTAAACTAGTCAAGTGTCTTATAGTTCAATTGAAACAATTATGTTTACGAAAATGTTTAAGGTTTAAATTATCTCTCCAACCGAAGtatgaaaattataataaataataaataaataaaagacattaataaactaataaacatACCAGATAATTTGGTTTTGTAGTTCATTAAATCATTGAAGAAATCAAACGGCTTTGGTTTGGTAACAGCCTATGAGATAATAGgataaacaaaaccaaaaataataataattaactcGGGTGAGAGCCGAGCATCCTAACCAACTAGACCACAACGGATCGGTGCTGTGATGGCTTATTTGTTGCTTTTAAACCGTTAAATAACTTTAATAATTCtatagtagaaaaaaaataccttAAATTATTTTGCTTTAATAGGTTTTCTCCAATTGCTTGAGATCAAGTGGACGAACAGGGATCATAGCATCAGAGGAAGAGGATGTGCCTGTAGCAGTGGAAGAGAGTTACTCTGGCAACTACATTGTTGTGTTTGACCCTCTTGATGGGTCATCAAACATTGATGCAGCTGTGTCCACTGGATCTATCTTTGGTATATACAGCCCAAATGATGAGTGCCTCGCTGATGTTGGTGACGACGACTCCACTGTATGTCCACCTGTCTCCCTCATTCATTCCAAgacacttctttttttttgcatgtttcATTGAAGGAAATTGTTCTTGCACTTTCGTTGATGTACACTCCGTACATTAATTCAGTGATACAACATCCATAATTTCACATGTGATGGTCACGATTAAAACGTGAAATGTGTTATCTATGATGAAATAAAATCTTAGTTGTTTGTACATGGCAATTTGGCAGCTTGGCAAAGTGGAACAGAGGTGTGTTGTGAGCGTGTGCCAACCAGGAAGCAACCTTCTTGCTTCTGGTTATTGCATGTACTCAAGCTCTGTGATCTTTGTTCTCACAATTGGAAATGGTGTATTTGCATTCTCCTTGGACCCTATGTATGGGGAATTCGTGTTGACTCAAGAAAAGATCCAGATACCGAAAACGGGAAAAATATACTCATTCAATGAAGGGAACTATCAGCTTTGGGATGACAAGTTGAAGAAGTACATTGATGATCTCAAGGACCCAGGTCCTAGTGGCAAGCCCTATTCTTCTCGGTATATTGGTAGTTTGGTTGGTGATTTCCATCGGACACTGCTCTATGGTGGCATTTATGGGTACCCTAGAGACAAGAAGAGCAAGAATGGGAAGCTGAGGCTTTTGTATGAGTGTGCTCCAATGAGCTTTATAGTGGAACAAGCTGGTGGGAAAGGATCAGATGGCCAGAAAAGAATACTTGACATTACACCAGTTGAggtgagtaaatttatataaaattatagtCTGCTTAgctttttgttgataataataataactaggaTTTTGCTTTTGATCCCATTTCTTGGACAGATCCATCAACGTGTTCCACTTTACATTGGAAGCCAGGAGGAAGTCGAGAAATTGGAGAAGTATTTAGCTTGATGAACATGTTATAGCCAAGAAAGTAATTTTGTTAGCAACTACAATTGTTTCTTCATGCAAGAAATACGCTAAATTagaattaagaaagaaaaaagttgttTGTGCTTGTGTAAAATCTATTGTTACTGGACAGAAACATACTGAGGTCCTTCGGGGATTTTAACACAAGGCCGCTGTGCAAGGTCAAATTAAGAGACTTTCAAAGCAGAGCATGCACCTAGCTTGTTAAGGAAGTGACAGTGACATGAGTACTGCATATATCTCTAATTTGGGCACATAGAATTTTTGGAACAACATAAATTTTCCACTAATATACTGTAAaaagatcatttttattttaaataaattcattacaTGCATGGTTGAAACTaaacattataaatttaaagGTGTACAACTACAAACTCTCGCATTATTTACTAACGtgattcaaataaaaaatacaagcaATACGTATTGGTTGCAATGAATGCTAGTGCATTTGATGGATGCAAGTTTTTTGTTGTACCAGAGTCACCAATGttagatatataatataatactccaaaaaaattattagctaCACTCAAAGTATAGTTACAGAGATTAAATTGGGTTAGGAGCTGGCATAAAAGGTGTGTTTTACGTCCGCCAATCCTGACCCGACACgtcagcaaatttttttttttttaaaccattttctctcttcctctctcctcTTCCCATCTCCCTCACTTTTCCAGAAACATTGAAGGCTTGAAGCAACATTGAAGGAGccacaatcttttttttttttcatatcttcCTCTCTTCTGCAAAATCCTCTGAAAAAACTGCAAATTTTACAAAGAAATCCCATCAAAGGGGCTGTTCACACACCCAAACCAACCATCAATGGAACTCACAACAAAATACAGTGAGAAACCCATGCCACAAACTCAGatccaccaaaaataaaaacgtaaatgcacttttagtccttacattttgacctgatttctattttagtccctacattttgtttttaccatttttagtctctaaaccaattaacgcgtgacatttaagtccttaccatCACCCAATTAACAGAAAATACTGACGTGGCTGATAGCAcagtaaaattataattaaaaaatctattttggcattaaaaaattgtcacttcagtatctaaatttttttaaaaaaaattattaattttaattaaattaaaaaaattaaaaacaaaaaatcacattaattgagATCTAAGAGTGCCTTGAACAAGaataacaagaacacaaaccaaGATCTaacaacacaaacccagaaatttaaaaataaaataaaataaaataaaataaaaaaaacaacaacaacaaacaaacaaacaaccatTCAAGATCGTAAAAAATGCAAATCAAAAACCACAGATCAAAAACTAGATCAAGCCCACCtgacacaaatcacaaatcaaaaaccacaatccaagcttcatttgcatTACAACAATGCAAACAAACCAAACCCATCTTCGAATCCAAACACACCGGCCAAAGAAACCCCACACCCGCAAGAACCCCCGATCGAAGTAATCGCTCAGATTCGAGACTACCCAAATcgaaaagaaaaacccaagacgGATTTGCAGACGGAGACAAGTGGACTGAGGATCGACTCAGAATCGGCTAGGGAATACTCGATTGGCTCGTCGTCGTGGAGCAGACCCGGGCCAAACGAATCTGACTCGGATTCGAGTACAACTCCAGTTGGTTCCTCTTGTTCCTTTGGAGGTAGATTGAGCTTTTCGATAACGGACTGTAGGTGCCATTTTTCAATTGGACTGTAGGTGCCATTTTTCGAAAGGAAAATTCTCGAACCAGATAGAAATGATGGGCCCCACTCGAAGAAAACCAACGGTGGCGATGAGATTCTGATATTTCCAGAACCGCTTCAGTGCCAAAAACCGATGAGATTTTCCCACTCATTAAGCGTTTTGTAGGGAAGCCTAAAGGCAATCTTGTTGTTGCCCCATTTTCGAATCTGGGTCTTGGAGCCCCACCTTCTATGGCACATGGTGAAACAGAGCTTGGTGTCATTTCGGCACAGCGAAACGAAGTGTTTCGATGTGCAAGCGAAGGTGGAGACCTCGGAGGGCATGAGGAACGAGAGGATGCAGAGCTGAAcggtgtgggtttgttgttgttggttaaGGTGTGGTTTCGTGTGGGTTTTCCTATGTTTGCTATTGTTCATGCTATTTGATTTGgtgatgttcatttttttttccctgtaagtttaatgttcatgttctttgatTCTACGTTTTCTgggtttatttcttgatttaagAAGAATATTGAAGAACAAGTTCTTAATCTTCTAAGATCacaattcatgtaattttttgtttttaatttttttatttaattaaaattaatttagatgctgacgtggcaattttttaatgccaaaataaattttttaattattattttactgtgccgtcaactacgtcagcattttctattagttgggtgacggtaaggacttaaatgtcacgtgttaattggtttagggactaaaagtagtaaaaataaaatgtagggaccaaaataaaaatcggatcaaaatgtagggattaaaagtgcatttatgccaaAAACAAATCAACCTAGCAGTTTCAACTAGTAATTTTACTTCAATCTTGCAATACCCAAGCCACAAAGAACAACATAGACaacaatattactaaaaaaaactcaaaaccacaATATAAAGCAATTTCACTTCACAGGCCTTGCAACAAAAAACCTTCAAATGCATATttgaataaagataaaaaaaaattaactaaaaaaaaaagataatagaaAAAAGTGACATGTGAATCTTGagctaaagaagaaaacaaaaaagggatctaagaaaaaagatgaagaagaactAGGTGCTGAGATGAGAGACGTGAGAGATAAACTAAGGGGTAAAGAGggaaaagggaagagagagatgagCTTGtcatgaaagagagagagaaaaaaaatctcaattagTTGAATGTGTCGAGTCAAGATTGGTTGGCGTAAAACACACATTTTACACTAGCTCTTGACCCAATTTAGGCACATTTGGtacatatttaaaaactaaaaattgttatttgaaaacatttttaaaaatatatatataaaaatatgtgtaatattatttaaaaataattatttgaaaaaacaaTCCAAACAACCCTTAGTCTCTCTAATAAACTTTTTGCCTTTAGTCATGTGAGTCACTTGTTGCTTACATCCAATTTTCATCCTAGGAAATCACAATCACACAATTGTCGAAGGTAGCAAGATAAGCAGGGCACTGTAGTAgcaaactgagagagagagagagagagagagagagagagagaatgattgTAGCAACTGCAACTTCGTCTTCCCAAAACCACACCTTTTTCTCcaactttctttcttcttctcctaaTTCTAACCTCTTTCCTCTCCATCTTCGCTGCCTCAAGAGACAGTCAGTCACAAGCGATGCCACTGCGGCCAGGATCCGATGCAAAGCAGCTGTGGGATCCACAAAGACCAAACTACGAAAGAGGAGCCAGTATGAGATTGAGAACCTAACAATATGGCTGCTGAAGCAAGAACAAGCAGGTAACATTGACGCAGAGCTCGCGATTGTCCTCTCAAGCATCTCATTGGCCTGCAAGCAAATCGCTTCGCTGCTTCAGAGGTCAAGCATTATTAATCTCACTGGGGCTCATGGAACTATCAATATCCAAGGTGAAGATCAGAAGAAACTTGACGTTATCTCCAATGAGGTTGGTTTTGCGTTGAACTTTTTATTAAAccatacaaaattacaaaccatgTTTTCACCCGTTATAAAAAGTAAATCAATGGCAACAATCAATTTATAagctttttttggtttttatattatattggTAGAAAGTGACATCCTCTTAACTTTGATCGATCAATTtagttcttaaattttttttttttttttcatttaattcttTCACTTCAATCTGTTTTAAATTTAGTCCTTActtctagtttcatccatttTTAATGTTGATTTTAATCATTTTCACTTTCAAAAATGATGGTATATTGGTGGACTTGGAAATtagaattgaaatgaaaaataaaacataaaagttcTGAATAAAAAAACTTGTCGAAGTTTTAGAATGTAATttctaatttgtaatttaacgtccttaataataataataataataatatcgaCTAAGTTATAAACATTTTAGATCACAGTGAAGCACATATAGTTATTCAATATTGCAATTTATGATTTAAGATTTCGAATAATCCAAATGCAATTTTAGCAGTGGCCAATGAGAtctaattcaattaattaatatcttCTCCCATTATAAGCTTTAGGTGAAGGGTGAGATTTTAGATTCAAGATCCATTGGATtggtgtttctcaaaaa
This genomic stretch from Castanea sativa cultivar Marrone di Chiusa Pesio chromosome 9, ASM4071231v1 harbors:
- the LOC142610730 gene encoding fructose-1,6-bisphosphatase, chloroplastic, producing MVSVAAAATTTAQSNLLFSSSCSISRLSPFQLCVFDSNTLLSCPNNSNSSKKKHVGAGVRCMAVGTAEAATKKSAFEIQTLTGWLLKQEQAGVIDAELTIVLSSISMACKQIASLVQRASVSNLTGIQGAVNIQGEDQKKLDVVSNEVFSNCLRSSGRTGIIASEEEDVPVAVEESYSGNYIVVFDPLDGSSNIDAAVSTGSIFGIYSPNDECLADVGDDDSTLGKVEQRCVVSVCQPGSNLLASGYCMYSSSVIFVLTIGNGVFAFSLDPMYGEFVLTQEKIQIPKTGKIYSFNEGNYQLWDDKLKKYIDDLKDPGPSGKPYSSRYIGSLVGDFHRTLLYGGIYGYPRDKKSKNGKLRLLYECAPMSFIVEQAGGKGSDGQKRILDITPVEIHQRVPLYIGSQEEVEKLEKYLA